A single genomic interval of Syntrophobotulus glycolicus DSM 8271 harbors:
- the trmD gene encoding tRNA (guanosine(37)-N1)-methyltransferase TrmD: MDFTVLTIFPEMFAPLRESILKRAGEAGHISVRLVNFREYAVSKHKNVDDVPFGGGSGMVLKPEPIYAAVRDLPPAEGRRKILLMTPQGKLFNQEMGKKLARADELVILCGHYEGYDERIRSLADEEISIGDYVLTGGELAAMVIIDAVSRHLPGVLGKADSSVDDSLTEGLLEYPQYTRPPDFEGMRVPDILLSGHHANIQRWRRKEAIRRTFLRRPDLSLTAKFCSADYELLEELAGETEAIAEARPKWEHLKPPSKKALRQRKTEKS; the protein is encoded by the coding sequence ATGGATTTTACGGTACTGACGATTTTCCCGGAAATGTTTGCCCCGCTTAGAGAAAGCATTCTGAAAAGGGCCGGTGAAGCCGGACATATTTCTGTCAGACTGGTGAATTTTCGAGAATATGCTGTCAGCAAGCATAAAAATGTTGATGATGTTCCCTTTGGCGGCGGTTCGGGAATGGTTTTAAAGCCGGAGCCGATCTATGCCGCTGTCCGGGATTTGCCTCCGGCAGAAGGCCGGAGAAAGATTCTGCTCATGACTCCTCAGGGCAAGCTTTTTAACCAGGAAATGGGCAAAAAACTGGCCAGGGCAGATGAGCTGGTGATCTTGTGCGGACATTATGAAGGATATGATGAAAGAATCAGATCTCTGGCCGATGAAGAGATTTCCATCGGGGATTATGTGCTGACAGGAGGAGAACTGGCTGCTATGGTTATTATTGATGCTGTCAGCAGGCATCTTCCGGGAGTCCTGGGTAAAGCGGATTCCTCTGTAGATGATTCCTTAACCGAAGGACTGCTGGAATATCCCCAATATACCCGACCTCCTGATTTTGAAGGAATGAGAGTGCCGGACATCCTGCTGAGCGGTCATCATGCCAATATTCAGCGCTGGCGGCGCAAAGAAGCAATCCGGCGTACCTTTTTACGGCGCCCTGATTTAAGCCTGACGGCCAAGTTCTGCTCTGCTGACTATGAGCTGCTGGAGGAGCTGGCCGGTGAGACGGAGGCCATAGCAGAGGCCAGGCCAAAATGGGAGCATTTAAAGCCCCCTTCCAAGAAAGCGCTCCGGCAAAGGAAGACTGAAAAAAGCTAA
- the rimM gene encoding ribosome maturation factor RimM (Essential for efficient processing of 16S rRNA) gives MDIKETVLVGEILKPQGINGELKIYPITDDAGRFKNLQSVFLAKGEVVTQYKVLKSRIDPKGMVFLELEGLETREQSERLRGFEVRITRDKVPPLAEGWYYFELEGMRVYENNILLGTLTQVLETGSNDVYLIKGAKGEFYIPALKSVVQKVDVPAGRMDVILPEGLLD, from the coding sequence GTGGATATCAAAGAGACAGTTCTGGTGGGTGAAATCCTCAAACCTCAGGGAATTAACGGCGAGTTGAAAATATACCCGATTACCGATGATGCCGGCAGGTTCAAGAATCTGCAAAGTGTCTTTCTGGCTAAGGGAGAAGTCGTAACTCAATACAAGGTGCTTAAATCCCGGATAGATCCCAAAGGGATGGTATTTCTTGAGTTGGAAGGGCTGGAAACAAGGGAACAGAGTGAAAGGCTGCGCGGGTTTGAAGTGAGAATCACCAGAGATAAGGTTCCCCCTCTGGCCGAAGGCTGGTACTATTTCGAGCTGGAGGGAATGCGGGTTTATGAAAATAATATTCTTCTTGGGACTTTGACTCAGGTCTTGGAAACCGGATCGAATGATGTCTACCTGATCAAGGGAGCCAAAGGAGAGTTCTATATCCCTGCTCTCAAATCTGTTGTGCAAAAGGTCGATGTTCCGGCCGGCCGGATGGATGTCATCCTGCCGGAAGGTTTACTTGACTGA
- a CDS encoding KH domain-containing protein, translated as MKDVVEVMAKALVDRPDQVIVSQTETEKSIHLQLTVAPEDMGKVIGKQGKIANAIRTVVKAAAVKDGRRVIVDIDQ; from the coding sequence GTGAAGGATGTTGTTGAAGTCATGGCCAAAGCTCTGGTAGACAGGCCTGATCAGGTTATTGTCTCCCAGACCGAAACGGAGAAAAGTATTCATCTTCAACTGACAGTTGCTCCTGAGGACATGGGCAAGGTAATCGGCAAACAGGGAAAAATTGCCAATGCCATCCGTACAGTTGTCAAGGCTGCAGCCGTTAAAGACGGACGTAGAGTGATCGTTGACATAGACCAGTGA
- the rpsP gene encoding 30S ribosomal protein S16, with translation MATAIRLRRMGAKKNPFYRVVVCDSASRRDGRPIEEIGYYDPTKNPHDVKVDEIKAMKWLQEGAQPSDTVKSLFKKVGIMEKFHQSKK, from the coding sequence ATGGCAACAGCAATCCGCCTGCGCCGGATGGGCGCAAAAAAGAATCCTTTCTATCGTGTGGTTGTTTGTGATTCGGCATCCCGTCGTGATGGAAGACCTATTGAAGAAATCGGTTACTATGATCCGACAAAGAATCCCCACGACGTCAAGGTTGATGAAATTAAAGCAATGAAATGGCTTCAAGAAGGCGCTCAGCCTTCCGATACGGTCAAATCCTTATTTAAGAAAGTCGGCATTATGGAAAAGTTTCATCAATCCAAGAAATAG